From a region of the Hemibagrus wyckioides isolate EC202008001 linkage group LG06, SWU_Hwy_1.0, whole genome shotgun sequence genome:
- the LOC131353896 gene encoding trace amine-associated receptor 13c-like, whose translation MVEAQNSYLLEEDVIEYCYPGSNVSCLKASHNVAAKTVLYSILVFAMTITIVGNFVVIVSIAHFKQLHTPTNILVLSLALVDLLLGITVMPFSMVRSVDGCWYFGKEFCYWHSNFDFLFTGASIFHLISIATDRYQAVCYPLQYPTRITLPVAGLMAALSWILATVYAFSTVGTKANEENLENYIASIDCLGNCFFLVNAVCASISTSLFFVLPVFVMIVLYAQIFLVSEKHARKMEGTKHGRTDVTSKKILQKVKHEKKAAKTLGIVVGAFNLCWMPYFITSVIDPFYNFTTPAIIYELFVWLGYINSTFNPIIYGLFYPWFRKTLYLIVTLKIFAPNSSDIKVYAS comes from the coding sequence ATGGTGGAGgcacaaaattcatatttactGGAAGAAGATGTTATAGAGTATTGTTATCCTGGCTCAAATGTCTCTTGTCTGAAAGCTTCTCATAATGTAGCAGCAAAAACTGTTTTATATTCAATTCTGGTGTTTGCAATGACCATTACAATTGTAGGGAATTTTGTGGTCATCGTTTCTATAGCTCATTTTAAACAACTTCACACGCCAACAAACATTTTGGTGTTGTCTCTGGCTCTGGTGGATCTACTTCTGGGAATCACAGTCATGCCTTTCAGTATGGTCAGGAGTGTGGACGGCTGCTGGTACTTCGGGAAAGAATTCTGCTATTGGCATTCCAATTTCGACTTTCTCTTCACTGGTGCATCAATCTTTCACCTGATTTCTATTGCTACAGATCGATATCAAGCTGTATGCTATCCTCTTCAGTACCCAACAAGAATAACTCTTCCTGTCGCAGGACTTATGGCAGCTCTGAGTTGGATTTTGGCTACAGTGTACGCATTCAGTACTGTTGGTACAAAAGCAAATGAAGAAAACTTAGAAAATTATATTGCATCAATAGATTGTTTGGGAAATTGTTTCTTTTTGGTTAATGCTGTTTGTGCTTCTATAAGtacatctcttttttttgttttgccagTCTTTGTTATGATTGTTCTGTATGCTCAAATATTTTTGGTTTCAGAAAAGCATGCAAGGAAAATGGAGGGCACAAAACACGGCAGAACTGATGTGACCTCAAAGAAAATTTTACAAAAGgtgaaacatgaaaaaaaagcagcaaaaaCTCTTGGGATTGTTGTAGGTGCATTTAATTTATGCTGGATGCCATATTTCATTACGTCTGTCATTGATCCTTTTTACAACTTTACCACACCTGCAATCATTTATGAACTATTTGTCTGGTTGGGTTACATTAATTCAACATTCAACCCCATCATATATGGGCTTTTCTATCCATGGTTCAGAAAAACACTGTATCTCATTGTTACTCTAAAAATATTTGCACCAAACTCCTCTGATATAAAAGTTTATGCATcctaa